In one Nocardioides luteus genomic region, the following are encoded:
- a CDS encoding alpha/beta fold hydrolase, whose amino-acid sequence MPHVTADDGAQIFYKDLGGDGTPVLLSHGWPLNADAWEAAALFLANHGHRVIAHDRRGHGRSSQTWHGNEMDTYADDLACLIDKLDLDDLTLVGHSTGGGEIVHYVGRHGTARVARLVLVSAVPPLMLRTDDNPDGLPIDVFDAIRAGETANRSQLYRDLADGPFFGHNRRGDVAQGFRDAFWLQSMACGHRAAYECIAAFSATDFRPDLEKIDVPTLVIHGDDDQIVPFEVGGKRSAELINGAVLKVYEGSGHALPDTDRDRLHADLLAFIDN is encoded by the coding sequence ATGCCTCATGTCACCGCCGACGACGGCGCACAGATCTTCTACAAGGACCTCGGGGGCGACGGCACCCCGGTTCTGCTGAGCCACGGATGGCCGCTGAACGCCGACGCCTGGGAGGCGGCGGCGCTGTTCCTGGCCAACCACGGGCACCGGGTGATCGCCCATGACCGCCGTGGCCATGGACGCTCCAGCCAGACCTGGCACGGCAACGAGATGGACACCTACGCCGATGACCTGGCCTGCCTCATCGACAAGCTCGACCTCGACGACCTCACCCTCGTCGGTCACTCCACCGGCGGCGGCGAGATCGTCCACTACGTGGGCCGTCACGGCACCGCTCGCGTCGCGAGGCTGGTGCTCGTCAGCGCCGTCCCGCCCCTGATGCTGCGGACCGACGACAACCCCGACGGCCTGCCGATCGACGTCTTCGACGCCATCCGGGCCGGCGAGACCGCGAACCGGTCGCAGCTCTACCGAGACCTCGCCGACGGGCCGTTCTTCGGGCACAACCGCCGCGGTGACGTCGCCCAGGGCTTCCGGGACGCGTTCTGGCTGCAGAGCATGGCGTGCGGCCACCGAGCGGCGTACGAGTGCATCGCCGCCTTCTCCGCCACCGACTTCCGGCCGGACCTGGAGAAGATCGATGTCCCCACGCTGGTCATCCACGGCGACGACGACCAGATCGTGCCGTTCGAGGTCGGCGGGAAGAGGTCGGCCGAGCTCATCAACGGTGCCGTGCTGAAGGTCTACGAAGGCAGCGGGCACGCACTGCCCGACACCGACCGTGACCGGCTGCACGCCGACCTGCTCGCGTTCATCGACAACTGA
- a CDS encoding alpha/beta hydrolase: protein MTDRPDTIVLVHGLWMTPRSWEGWVAYYEAQGFTVLAPAYPGFEIEVEALRENPDVIADLTVPATVDHLASVIESLAAPPIIMGHSFGGTLTQLLLARGLGSAGVVIDSAPTEGVRVNPISQAKSLFPALKNPANRHKAVGFTPEEFHYAFTNTLTEEESLKVWERYAIAAPGGWVWDYGLIANFKPGHQETWVDFKADRAPLLFIAGEKDHIMPPAVNKSNAKHYRHSPATTEYVELEGRDHWTCGAPGWEAVADRALSWALEHARTDQPWVVS from the coding sequence ATGACCGACCGACCCGACACCATCGTCCTGGTCCACGGACTCTGGATGACGCCGCGCAGCTGGGAAGGCTGGGTGGCGTACTACGAGGCCCAGGGCTTCACCGTGCTGGCACCGGCCTACCCCGGCTTCGAGATCGAGGTCGAGGCGCTGCGGGAGAACCCCGACGTGATCGCCGACCTCACCGTGCCCGCGACCGTCGACCACCTCGCCTCGGTGATCGAGTCGCTCGCAGCGCCCCCGATCATCATGGGCCACTCGTTCGGCGGCACGCTGACCCAGCTGCTGCTGGCGCGTGGACTCGGGTCGGCCGGCGTCGTCATCGACTCCGCTCCCACCGAGGGGGTGCGGGTCAATCCGATCTCGCAGGCCAAGTCCCTGTTCCCGGCCCTGAAGAATCCGGCCAACCGGCACAAGGCGGTCGGCTTCACACCCGAGGAGTTCCACTACGCCTTCACCAACACCCTCACCGAGGAGGAGTCGCTGAAGGTCTGGGAGCGTTACGCCATCGCGGCGCCGGGCGGCTGGGTGTGGGACTACGGGCTCATCGCCAACTTCAAGCCCGGCCATCAGGAGACCTGGGTGGACTTCAAGGCCGACCGCGCTCCGCTGCTGTTCATCGCCGGCGAGAAGGACCACATCATGCCGCCGGCCGTGAACAAGTCGAACGCGAAGCACTACCGTCATTCGCCCGCCACGACCGAGTACGTCGAGCTCGAAGGCCGCGACCACTGGACCTGCGGTGCGCCGGGCTGGGAGGCCGTCGCCGATCGGGCGCTGTCCTGGGCCCTCGAGCACGCACGTACGGATCAGCCGTGGGTTGTCAGCTGA
- a CDS encoding MBL fold metallo-hydrolase, giving the protein MGCQLTHIGGPTVLIELDGWRILTDPTFDPPGRRYEFGFGTSSTKTSGPALAPAEIGPIDVVLLSHDHHADNLDDRGRELLQTAGTVVTTVAGARRLDSSNVAGLRTGGLVALDGPGRPALTVRATPCRHGPPLSSPITGPVVGFALSLADVGQVALWMTGDTVLHRPLRRIAQRLDVDILLMHLGGVQFPITGPLRYSMNSSDARELIRLTGPRVSVPVHYEGWSHFREPSTQARDRLPGVTWLEPGQATDVGPP; this is encoded by the coding sequence GTGGGTTGTCAGCTGACCCACATCGGCGGCCCGACCGTCCTGATCGAGCTCGACGGCTGGCGGATCCTGACCGATCCGACCTTCGACCCACCGGGGCGGCGCTACGAGTTCGGGTTCGGCACGTCGTCGACGAAGACGTCGGGGCCCGCTTTGGCCCCCGCGGAGATAGGACCGATCGACGTGGTGCTGCTCAGCCACGACCACCACGCCGACAACCTCGACGACCGCGGTCGGGAGCTTCTCCAGACCGCGGGCACGGTGGTCACCACCGTCGCCGGCGCCCGCCGCCTGGACTCCTCGAACGTTGCCGGGCTTCGCACCGGTGGGTTGGTCGCCCTCGACGGACCGGGCCGGCCCGCACTGACGGTGCGGGCCACGCCCTGTCGACACGGCCCGCCCCTGAGCAGTCCGATCACCGGACCGGTGGTCGGGTTCGCGCTGAGCCTCGCCGACGTGGGCCAGGTGGCGCTGTGGATGACCGGCGACACGGTGCTGCATCGACCACTGCGCAGGATCGCTCAGCGGCTCGACGTCGACATCCTCCTGATGCACCTGGGTGGCGTGCAGTTCCCGATCACCGGGCCGCTTCGGTACTCCATGAACAGCTCCGACGCCCGCGAGCTCATCCGGCTGACCGGCCCGCGCGTGTCCGTCCCCGTTCACTACGAGGGCTGGTCCCACTTCCGGGAGCCGTCGACGCAGGCTCGAGACCGCCTGCCGGGCGTCACCTGGCTCGAGCCCGGGCAGGCAACCGACGTGGGCCCACCCTGA
- a CDS encoding endonuclease/exonuclease/phosphatase family protein: MRIVSVNAWGGARYDDLAAWLPTAGADVVCLQEVTRTAGLSGWTSFADGERSLPQRANLHGDVRRLLPSYEGLFLASDAGPVTDDAGRRHRQDFGLGTYVSEQLPVIGMAGAFVHGGFVDHDEWTITDRPRAVQAVRVVDRAGGRQVCVVQLHGLRDPAGKGDTPARREQAERLAAFVEATRAPGDLVVVAGDLNLLPDSATFDVLRRIGLQDLVGTADTRTSSYLKPVRHASYLLVSDPEAVAGFRVRTEPEVSDHRILELDLTPAG, from the coding sequence ATGCGCATCGTCTCGGTCAACGCCTGGGGCGGTGCCCGGTACGACGACCTCGCGGCCTGGCTGCCCACCGCCGGCGCGGACGTCGTCTGCCTCCAGGAGGTGACCCGCACCGCGGGTCTGTCCGGCTGGACGTCCTTCGCCGACGGCGAGCGGTCGCTCCCCCAGCGGGCGAACCTGCACGGCGACGTACGTCGCCTGCTGCCGTCGTACGAGGGCCTGTTCCTCGCCAGCGATGCCGGCCCGGTGACCGACGATGCCGGCCGCCGCCACCGGCAGGACTTCGGCCTCGGCACGTACGTCAGCGAGCAGCTGCCCGTCATCGGCATGGCGGGCGCGTTCGTGCACGGCGGATTCGTCGACCACGACGAGTGGACGATCACCGACCGCCCCCGGGCGGTCCAGGCGGTCCGCGTGGTCGACCGCGCAGGCGGGCGGCAGGTGTGCGTCGTACAGCTGCACGGCCTGCGTGACCCGGCCGGCAAGGGCGACACCCCGGCCCGGCGCGAGCAGGCCGAGCGGCTCGCCGCCTTCGTCGAGGCGACCCGGGCGCCCGGCGACCTCGTGGTCGTGGCCGGCGACCTCAACCTGCTGCCGGACAGTGCCACCTTCGACGTGCTGCGCCGGATCGGGCTGCAGGACCTGGTCGGCACGGCCGACACCCGCACGTCGTCCTACCTCAAGCCGGTGCGGCACGCGAGCTACCTGCTCGTCTCGGACCCGGAAGCCGTGGCGGGCTTCCGGGTCCGGACGGAGCCGGAGGTCTCCGACCACCGGATCCTCGAGCTCGACCTCACGCCAGCTGGGTGA
- a CDS encoding oxidoreductase, with the protein MTQTPVAAPYDILFEPVQIGPFTTKNRFYQVPHCNGMGYRDPSAQAAMRKIKAEGGWSVVCTEQVEIHATSDIAPFIELRIWDDQDLPALKRIADAIHEGGGLAGIELAHNGMNAPNQLSRETPLGPAHLPVAPDTIAPVQARAMSLQDIEDLRRWHRNAVRRSLEAGYDVVYVYGAHGYGAPHHFLSRRYNNRTDAYGGSLENRMRLLRELLEDTIEEVAGRAAVACRITVEEEIDGGITREDIEGVLRELGELPDLWDFAMGSWEGDSVTSRFAPEGRQEEFVAGLKKLTSKPVVGVGRFTSPDAMVRQVKAGILDLIGAARPSIADPFLPNKIRDGRLNLIRECIGCNICVSGDLTMSPIRCTQNPSMGEEWRRGWHPENIRAKESDSRVLIVGAGPSGLEAARALGLRGYEVVLAEAGRDLGGRVTAESALPGLSAWGRVKEYREAVLADLPNVEIYRESPMAAADIVEFGFEHVITATGASWRTDGVARFHTTAMPIDEGMQVLGPDDLFAGRLPDGRKVVVYDDDHYYLGGVVAELLARKGYDVSIVTTGSQVSSWTNNTFEINRIQRRLIENGITRVTDHAVVSVGTGGVRIKDVYAGAERDLDCDAVVMVTARLPREELYLDLLARRDAGEIASVRGIGDSWAPGTIAAAVWSGRRAAEEFDAVLPSNDEVPFRREVTQLA; encoded by the coding sequence ATGACGCAGACCCCCGTGGCTGCCCCGTACGACATCCTGTTCGAGCCGGTCCAGATCGGGCCGTTCACCACGAAGAACCGCTTCTACCAGGTGCCGCACTGCAACGGCATGGGCTACCGCGACCCCAGCGCCCAGGCGGCGATGCGCAAGATCAAGGCCGAGGGCGGCTGGTCGGTGGTGTGCACCGAGCAGGTCGAGATCCACGCGACCTCCGACATCGCGCCGTTCATCGAGCTGCGGATCTGGGACGACCAGGACCTGCCCGCGCTCAAGCGGATCGCCGACGCGATCCACGAGGGCGGCGGCCTGGCCGGCATCGAGCTCGCCCACAACGGGATGAACGCGCCGAACCAGCTCAGCCGGGAGACCCCGCTCGGGCCCGCTCACCTTCCGGTCGCCCCCGACACGATCGCGCCGGTCCAGGCCCGGGCGATGTCGCTGCAGGACATCGAGGACCTGCGCCGCTGGCACCGCAATGCCGTACGCCGCTCGCTCGAGGCCGGCTACGACGTCGTCTACGTCTACGGAGCCCACGGCTACGGCGCTCCGCACCACTTCCTCTCGCGGCGCTACAACAACCGCACCGACGCGTACGGCGGCTCGCTGGAGAACCGGATGAGGCTGCTGCGCGAGCTGCTCGAGGACACCATCGAGGAGGTCGCCGGCCGCGCCGCCGTGGCCTGCCGGATCACGGTCGAGGAGGAGATCGACGGCGGGATCACCCGCGAGGACATCGAGGGCGTGCTGCGCGAGCTCGGCGAGCTGCCGGACCTGTGGGACTTCGCGATGGGCAGCTGGGAGGGCGACTCGGTCACCTCCCGGTTCGCTCCGGAGGGCCGCCAGGAGGAGTTCGTCGCCGGGCTGAAGAAGCTCACCAGCAAGCCCGTCGTCGGTGTCGGCCGGTTCACCTCGCCGGACGCGATGGTGCGCCAGGTCAAGGCCGGCATCCTCGACCTGATCGGCGCCGCGCGCCCGTCGATCGCGGACCCGTTCCTGCCGAACAAGATCCGCGACGGCCGGCTGAACCTGATCCGGGAGTGCATCGGCTGCAACATCTGTGTCTCCGGCGACCTCACCATGTCGCCGATCCGCTGCACCCAGAACCCGAGCATGGGGGAGGAGTGGCGACGCGGCTGGCACCCGGAGAACATCCGCGCCAAGGAGAGCGACTCCCGGGTGCTGATCGTCGGCGCCGGTCCCTCCGGCCTGGAGGCCGCGCGTGCTCTCGGCCTGCGGGGCTACGAGGTGGTGCTCGCCGAGGCCGGCCGCGACCTCGGCGGCCGGGTGACCGCGGAGTCCGCGCTGCCGGGACTGTCCGCCTGGGGCCGGGTCAAGGAGTACCGCGAGGCCGTCCTCGCCGACCTCCCCAACGTCGAGATCTACCGTGAGAGCCCGATGGCGGCCGCGGACATCGTCGAGTTCGGCTTCGAGCACGTCATCACCGCGACGGGCGCCAGCTGGCGTACGGACGGCGTCGCGCGCTTCCACACGACCGCGATGCCGATCGACGAGGGCATGCAGGTGCTCGGGCCCGACGACCTCTTCGCCGGTCGCCTGCCCGACGGCAGGAAGGTCGTCGTCTACGACGACGACCACTACTACCTCGGCGGCGTCGTCGCCGAGCTGCTCGCGCGGAAGGGCTACGACGTCTCCATCGTCACCACCGGCTCGCAGGTCTCGTCGTGGACCAACAACACCTTCGAGATCAACCGGATCCAGCGCCGCCTGATAGAGAACGGCATCACCCGGGTGACCGACCACGCGGTCGTGTCCGTCGGGACCGGCGGCGTACGGATCAAGGACGTCTACGCCGGCGCCGAGCGCGACCTCGACTGCGACGCCGTCGTCATGGTGACCGCCCGGCTCCCGCGCGAGGAGCTCTACCTCGACCTCCTCGCCCGTCGCGACGCCGGCGAGATCGCGTCCGTACGCGGCATCGGCGACTCCTGGGCGCCCGGCACCATCGCGGCCGCGGTGTGGTCCGGCCGGCGCGCGGCCGAGGAGTTCGACGCCGTGCTGCCCTCCAACGACGAGGTGCCGTTCCGGCGGGAGGTCACCCAGCTGGCGTGA
- a CDS encoding APC family permease, which translates to MTQTNQPTALAAEQQSHLRKTLRRFDIVFLLIAAVVGLETLGQVSLYGAEAFTWALVLAIFFLVPYGLIFAETGAAFSEEGGAYTWVRDAFGRPAAAVAAILTWITQPVWVGGSMAFLAAETVSVYITPLEHGSIGDYVFKIVFIWITVVAAIASLAKGKWLPTSGAILKVGLLAFFVLTTVIYAAKNGVVGLSGGDFSPTLLGLFGSVPILLFAYLGFESSNSAAGEMENPARDVPVSIFRSCATAAVCYLVPIFAILLVVPSDDITGIGGLLDAVGTVYSVYGAAAEPLLTLTAVVFVYILMSQGAAWMIISDRMQAMTAADGAFFGGFFGRFHEGLGTPVRVNMLSGVVATVFLLVAMQVTGDGAPIFGVVLTISISTFLLSYLLVIPAAIRLRTRYPDRARPFRVPVSDRGFAVLGWLAFAWILLGSWVAVFPGTLERLFGEEYPFEEYWGVSQLTFEAFTLGTLAFLLLLCAVGYARGARVRAQVGAPVPSVPTEEPTR; encoded by the coding sequence ATGACGCAGACCAACCAGCCGACCGCGCTCGCGGCCGAGCAACAGTCACATCTCCGCAAGACGCTGCGACGCTTCGACATCGTCTTCCTGCTCATCGCCGCCGTCGTCGGCCTCGAGACCCTCGGGCAGGTCTCGCTCTACGGCGCCGAGGCGTTCACGTGGGCGCTCGTGCTCGCGATCTTCTTCCTCGTGCCGTACGGCCTGATCTTCGCCGAGACCGGTGCGGCGTTCAGCGAGGAGGGCGGGGCCTACACCTGGGTCCGGGACGCCTTCGGTCGACCGGCCGCCGCCGTGGCGGCGATCCTCACCTGGATCACCCAGCCGGTGTGGGTCGGCGGCTCGATGGCCTTCCTGGCCGCCGAGACCGTCAGCGTCTACATCACGCCGCTCGAGCACGGCTCGATCGGTGACTACGTCTTCAAGATCGTCTTCATCTGGATCACCGTGGTCGCGGCGATCGCCAGCCTGGCCAAGGGCAAGTGGCTGCCGACCAGCGGCGCGATCCTCAAGGTCGGCCTGCTCGCCTTCTTCGTGCTGACCACGGTCATCTACGCCGCGAAGAACGGTGTCGTCGGCCTCAGCGGCGGGGACTTCAGCCCGACCCTGCTCGGCCTGTTCGGCTCGGTCCCGATCCTGCTCTTCGCCTACCTCGGCTTCGAGTCCTCCAACAGCGCCGCCGGCGAGATGGAGAACCCGGCCCGCGACGTACCGGTCTCGATCTTCCGCTCCTGCGCGACCGCCGCGGTCTGCTACCTGGTGCCGATCTTCGCGATCCTGCTCGTCGTCCCCAGCGACGACATCACCGGCATCGGCGGCCTCCTCGACGCGGTCGGCACCGTGTACTCCGTCTACGGCGCAGCGGCCGAGCCGCTGCTCACGCTCACCGCCGTGGTCTTCGTCTACATCCTGATGAGCCAGGGCGCCGCGTGGATGATCATCTCCGACCGGATGCAGGCGATGACCGCTGCCGACGGCGCCTTCTTCGGCGGCTTCTTCGGGCGCTTCCACGAGGGTCTCGGCACCCCGGTGCGGGTCAACATGCTCTCCGGCGTCGTGGCCACCGTCTTCCTGCTCGTCGCCATGCAGGTCACCGGCGACGGCGCCCCGATCTTCGGCGTCGTGCTCACCATCTCGATCTCCACCTTCCTGCTCAGCTACCTGCTGGTGATCCCGGCCGCCATCCGGCTGCGCACCCGCTACCCCGACCGCGCGCGCCCGTTCCGGGTGCCCGTCTCCGACCGCGGCTTCGCGGTGCTCGGCTGGCTGGCCTTCGCCTGGATCCTGCTCGGCTCCTGGGTCGCCGTCTTCCCGGGCACGCTCGAGCGCCTCTTCGGCGAGGAATACCCCTTCGAGGAGTACTGGGGCGTCAGCCAGCTGACCTTCGAGGCCTTCACGCTCGGCACCCTCGCCTTCCTGCTCCTGCTGTGCGCCGTCGGGTACGCCCGCGGTGCCCGCGTCCGCGCGCAGGTCGGCGCGCCCGTCCCGTCCGTCCCGACCGAGGAGCCCACCCGATGA
- a CDS encoding aldehyde dehydrogenase family protein, with the protein MRTHQDWRQIAAEVRPRTRAFIGGRSVDTAEGSFENRNPASGALLAEVADAGAAGVDAAVRAARAAYEDGGWSRSGVAFRRERMLRFADLLAEHAAELAVLDSLDMGKRVVDAYDLDLPFSVNLFRYYAEAIDKINDEVAPTPPGTTALIRRVPLGVVGAVVPWNYPVDMLAWKVAPAMAAGNSVVLKPAEQSPSSALRIAELAAEAGIPDGVLNVVPGLGETTGKALGLHPDVNVLAFTGSTEVGAYFLQYAGQSNLKQVWLECGGKSPHVVFADAEDLATTAKQTAFGIWFNQGAVCSAHSRVLVQREIHEEFIDLVAKEAEAYAPGDPLDPAAGMGAIVSPEQTDRIMHFVDEAKTSDARLVTGGERVTRGGSDCYVQPTVFDGVDPASVLAREEVFGPVLAVTAFDTEDEAVALANDTAYGLAASVATGSLSRAHRLAERIHAGTVTVNGVDAFSAWTPFGGFKGSGFGRDLSLHALDKYVGLKTVWINH; encoded by the coding sequence GTGCGAACCCACCAGGACTGGCGCCAGATCGCCGCCGAGGTCCGCCCCCGGACGCGAGCGTTCATCGGTGGCCGTTCCGTCGACACCGCGGAGGGCTCCTTCGAGAACCGGAACCCCGCGTCCGGCGCACTGCTCGCCGAGGTCGCCGACGCCGGCGCCGCCGGGGTCGACGCCGCCGTGCGGGCGGCGCGGGCTGCGTACGAGGACGGGGGCTGGTCGCGGTCCGGAGTCGCGTTCCGGCGCGAGCGGATGCTCCGCTTCGCCGATCTTCTTGCCGAGCATGCCGCCGAGCTCGCGGTCCTGGACTCGCTCGACATGGGCAAGCGGGTGGTGGACGCCTACGACCTGGACCTGCCGTTCTCGGTGAACCTGTTCCGCTACTACGCCGAGGCGATCGACAAGATCAACGACGAGGTCGCGCCGACCCCGCCGGGCACGACCGCGCTGATCCGCCGCGTCCCGCTCGGGGTCGTCGGTGCCGTCGTCCCGTGGAACTACCCGGTCGACATGCTCGCCTGGAAGGTCGCGCCGGCGATGGCGGCCGGCAACAGCGTCGTCCTCAAGCCCGCCGAGCAGTCGCCGTCCTCGGCGCTGCGGATCGCCGAGCTCGCCGCCGAGGCCGGGATCCCCGACGGCGTCCTCAACGTCGTCCCCGGCCTGGGGGAGACGACCGGCAAGGCCCTCGGCCTGCACCCGGACGTCAACGTGCTCGCCTTCACCGGCTCGACCGAGGTCGGCGCGTACTTCCTGCAGTACGCCGGCCAGTCCAACCTCAAGCAGGTCTGGCTCGAGTGCGGCGGCAAGAGCCCGCACGTCGTCTTCGCCGACGCCGAGGACCTCGCCACCACCGCGAAGCAGACCGCCTTCGGCATCTGGTTCAACCAGGGCGCGGTCTGCTCGGCGCACTCCCGGGTGCTGGTCCAGCGCGAGATCCACGAGGAGTTCATCGACCTCGTCGCGAAGGAGGCCGAGGCGTACGCCCCGGGCGACCCGCTCGACCCGGCCGCCGGGATGGGCGCGATCGTCTCGCCCGAGCAGACCGACCGCATCATGCATTTCGTCGACGAGGCCAAGACCTCGGACGCGCGCCTGGTGACCGGTGGCGAGCGGGTCACCCGCGGCGGCAGCGACTGCTACGTCCAGCCGACCGTCTTCGACGGCGTCGACCCGGCCTCCGTCCTCGCCCGCGAGGAGGTCTTCGGGCCGGTCCTGGCGGTGACCGCCTTCGACACCGAGGACGAGGCCGTCGCGCTCGCCAACGACACCGCGTACGGCCTGGCCGCCTCGGTCGCGACCGGCAGCCTGAGCCGCGCCCATCGGCTCGCCGAGCGGATCCACGCCGGCACCGTGACCGTGAACGGCGTCGACGCCTTCAGCGCCTGGACCCCGTTCGGCGGGTTCAAGGGCTCCGGCTTCGGACGCGACCTCTCGCTCCACGCCCTCGACAAGTACGTCGGTCTCAAGACCGTCTGGATCAACCACTGA
- a CDS encoding TetR/AcrR family transcriptional regulator, which translates to MARRKDQAARREHLTAATLTVIAAHGLAGATMKNIAAEAGISPRLIAYYYPELDGLIEAAHQAATDRYYWSRQRAIEGDLSPAEKLGRLMYSGLPRGEDLLLSQVLDEISVNASRSPMHATLMTLLFDREVSLYTAVLEVGRATGAFTLTDSAEAIARNFVALEDAFGLHLLAHNSSLSLERAEQQLASYAHSALGVRVTPIDPSLPKDAKNPPAAR; encoded by the coding sequence ATGGCTCGACGCAAGGACCAGGCCGCTCGGCGCGAACACCTGACCGCGGCAACACTGACCGTGATCGCCGCTCATGGCTTGGCCGGCGCCACGATGAAGAACATCGCCGCCGAGGCCGGCATCTCGCCGCGGCTGATCGCCTATTACTACCCCGAGCTCGACGGCCTCATCGAGGCCGCTCACCAGGCCGCGACCGACCGCTACTACTGGTCGCGCCAGCGCGCGATCGAGGGCGACCTGTCCCCCGCCGAGAAGCTCGGCCGCCTGATGTACTCAGGCCTTCCCCGAGGTGAGGACCTCCTGCTGAGCCAGGTCCTCGACGAGATCTCGGTCAACGCGAGCCGCAGCCCGATGCACGCGACCCTGATGACCCTGCTCTTCGACCGCGAGGTCTCGCTCTACACCGCCGTGCTCGAGGTCGGCCGCGCCACCGGCGCCTTCACACTGACCGACTCGGCCGAGGCGATCGCCCGCAACTTCGTCGCCCTCGAGGACGCCTTCGGCCTCCATCTGCTCGCCCACAACTCTTCACTCAGCCTGGAGCGGGCCGAGCAGCAGCTGGCGAGCTACGCCCACTCCGCCCTCGGCGTCCGGGTCACTCCGATCGACCCGTCTTTGCCGAAGGACGCAAAGAATCCGCCGGCAGCGAGGTAG
- a CDS encoding MFS transporter encodes MTSRLQSRPESPSSSTSLRTTVWLLVAVLLVAANLRGGITSLGALLDGLDGLSAGTRSFLTSLPVLCFAVVGATGMTLARRLGVHRGIGVALGLLVAGLLVRAIGDPWLLLTGTFVACAGIALANVLLPAVVKEGFPNRVGAVTGAYSAIMSLGAAIAAGVTVPIAEAAGSWRVGLGVWALLAGLALLAWLPHLRDHGHRRGGATRVSLWREPVAWAVTVLFATQSLFAYVVMSWLPSIYADAGFDHATAGLLLAVSILVGVPVFFLAPSLAIRASSQGHLVAVLTALLAIGFAGLWLAPVAGAWVWAVLIGVGGAVFPVVLTLFSIRTATTAGTTALSSMGQSIGYLLAAGGPFVVGLLRESTGSWSVPIVLLLGIAVVQIFAGYVAGRPVVIGDRAED; translated from the coding sequence GTGACCTCCCGACTCCAGTCCCGCCCCGAGTCTCCATCGTCGAGCACGTCGCTGCGGACGACGGTGTGGCTCCTGGTCGCGGTCCTGCTGGTGGCGGCGAACCTGCGTGGCGGCATCACGTCCCTCGGTGCGCTGCTCGACGGGCTCGACGGCCTCTCGGCCGGGACCAGGTCGTTCCTGACCTCGCTGCCCGTGCTGTGCTTCGCCGTCGTCGGCGCGACCGGGATGACGCTCGCGCGGCGGCTCGGGGTGCATCGCGGCATCGGGGTCGCGCTCGGTCTGCTGGTGGCCGGGCTGCTGGTCCGGGCGATCGGCGACCCCTGGCTCCTGCTCACCGGCACCTTCGTCGCCTGCGCGGGCATCGCGCTCGCCAACGTGCTGCTGCCGGCCGTGGTCAAGGAGGGCTTCCCGAACCGGGTCGGCGCGGTCACCGGTGCCTACAGCGCGATCATGTCGCTGGGCGCGGCGATCGCCGCCGGGGTCACGGTGCCGATCGCCGAGGCGGCCGGAAGCTGGCGGGTCGGTCTCGGCGTCTGGGCGCTGCTCGCCGGCCTGGCTCTGCTCGCCTGGCTGCCGCACCTGCGCGACCACGGTCACCGCCGCGGTGGCGCGACCCGGGTCTCGCTGTGGCGCGAGCCCGTGGCGTGGGCCGTGACCGTCCTCTTCGCCACCCAGTCGCTGTTCGCGTACGTCGTGATGAGCTGGCTGCCCAGCATCTATGCCGATGCCGGCTTCGACCACGCGACGGCGGGGCTGCTGCTCGCGGTGAGCATCCTCGTCGGCGTACCGGTCTTCTTCCTGGCCCCGTCGCTCGCGATCCGGGCATCGTCGCAGGGCCACCTGGTCGCGGTCCTGACCGCGCTGCTCGCGATCGGGTTCGCCGGCCTCTGGCTCGCCCCGGTCGCCGGCGCCTGGGTCTGGGCGGTGCTGATCGGCGTCGGCGGCGCGGTCTTCCCGGTGGTCCTCACCCTGTTCAGCATCCGCACCGCGACCACCGCCGGCACCACCGCGCTCTCCTCGATGGGGCAGAGCATCGGCTACCTGCTCGCGGCCGGTGGCCCGTTCGTCGTCGGGCTGCTGCGCGAGTCCACCGGATCGTGGTCGGTCCCCATCGTGCTGCTGCTGGGCATCGCGGTGGTCCAGATCTTCGCCGGGTACGTCGCCGGCCGGCCGGTCGTCATCGGAGACCGCGCCGAGGACTGA